In the Candidatus Kuenenbacteria bacterium genome, TACTAACCTCTTTCTATTTTATTTTTTCAATAACATCAAAACCACCCCGATCATTTTATCTTTATCTTGCGGGTCACTTTCAGCAATCAAAAGTGTCAGGGCAGTCAAAGCCGAAGGCGTCAATTCATCTGCATTTAATAAACCATATTTTTTCAAAAACCACACAAAAGCCAAAGCGCCAGAACGCTTATTA is a window encoding:
- a CDS encoding death-on-curing protein, producing NKRSGALAFVWFLKKYGLLNADELTPSALTALTLLIAESDPQDKDKMIGVVLMLLKK